A single Pantoea rwandensis DNA region contains:
- the rep gene encoding DNA helicase Rep, translated as MRLNPGQQRAVEFVTGPCLVLAGAGSGKTRVITNKIAHLIRECGYQARHIAAVTFTNKASREMKERVAQTLGRKEARGLMISTFHTLGLEIIKREYKALGMKASFSLFDDQDQLALLKDLTKLWLEEDKTLLQQLISTISNWKNDLVDPQGAAGLAKSQRDQIFAHCYQLYDQHLKSCNVLDFDDLIALPTLLLQRNQEVRERWQQRIRYLLVDEYQDTNTSQYELVKLLVGARARFTVVGDDDQSIYSWRGARPQNLVLLKEDFPALEVVKLEQNYRSTQRILKSANILIANNPHVFEKRLFSELGEGSELKVLSANNEDHEAERVAGELIAHHFVNKTAYKDYAILYRGNHQSRVFEKQLMQNRIPYRISGGTSFFSRPEIKDLLAYLRVLTNQEDDSAFLRIVNTPRREIGPATLQKLGEWANLRNKSLFNASFDMGLEQTLSGRGLEHLQRFTQWLNEIIQLTEREPVNAVRDLIRGVDYESWLFETSPSPKAAEMRMKNVNTLFQWMTEMLEGDELNEPMTLAQVVTRFTLRDMMERGESDEESDQVQLMTLHASKGLEFPYVYLVGMEEGLLPHQSSIDENNIEEERRLAYVGITRAQKELTFTLCRERRQYGELVRPEPSRFLMELPQDDVVWEREKKVISAEERVKTGQTRVAGLRAMLENAKKG; from the coding sequence ATGCGTTTAAACCCCGGCCAACAACGTGCTGTCGAATTTGTCACCGGTCCCTGCCTGGTGCTGGCCGGTGCAGGCTCGGGTAAGACCCGCGTCATCACCAATAAAATCGCCCACCTGATCCGCGAGTGTGGCTATCAGGCGCGCCATATCGCTGCAGTCACCTTCACCAATAAAGCCTCGCGCGAGATGAAAGAGCGTGTCGCGCAAACGCTCGGACGCAAAGAGGCGCGAGGCCTGATGATCTCCACCTTCCACACATTGGGACTGGAGATCATTAAACGTGAATACAAAGCGTTAGGGATGAAAGCGAGCTTCTCATTGTTCGACGATCAGGATCAGCTGGCGCTGTTGAAAGACCTCACTAAACTGTGGCTGGAGGAAGACAAAACGCTGTTGCAGCAGCTGATTTCCACCATTTCCAACTGGAAGAATGACCTGGTCGATCCGCAGGGTGCGGCTGGCCTGGCCAAATCCCAGCGCGACCAGATTTTTGCCCACTGCTATCAGCTGTATGACCAGCATCTGAAATCCTGCAACGTACTGGACTTCGACGATTTGATTGCACTGCCGACGCTGTTGCTGCAACGCAATCAGGAAGTGCGCGAGCGTTGGCAGCAGCGTATTCGCTATTTATTGGTGGATGAGTATCAGGATACCAACACCAGCCAGTATGAGCTGGTGAAACTGCTGGTGGGCGCGCGGGCGCGTTTCACCGTGGTAGGTGATGATGACCAGTCAATTTACTCCTGGCGTGGCGCGCGGCCGCAAAACCTGGTGTTGCTGAAAGAGGACTTTCCGGCGCTGGAAGTGGTGAAACTGGAGCAGAACTATCGCTCAACCCAGCGCATTTTGAAGTCAGCTAACATCCTGATTGCCAATAATCCGCATGTGTTTGAGAAGCGCCTGTTCTCTGAGCTGGGCGAGGGCAGCGAGCTGAAGGTGCTGAGTGCCAACAATGAAGATCATGAGGCCGAGAGGGTGGCCGGTGAGTTAATTGCCCACCACTTCGTCAACAAAACCGCCTACAAAGATTATGCGATTCTCTATCGCGGCAACCACCAGTCGCGCGTCTTTGAAAAGCAGCTGATGCAAAACCGTATCCCCTATCGTATTTCTGGCGGCACCTCGTTTTTCTCGCGCCCGGAAATCAAAGATTTGCTGGCCTATCTGCGCGTGCTGACCAATCAGGAAGACGACAGTGCCTTCCTGCGTATCGTCAATACTCCGCGTCGTGAGATTGGCCCCGCCACGCTGCAGAAGCTGGGTGAATGGGCCAACCTGCGCAATAAAAGTCTGTTCAATGCCAGCTTCGATATGGGACTGGAACAGACGCTGAGCGGGCGCGGACTGGAGCATCTGCAGCGTTTTACTCAATGGCTGAATGAGATTATCCAGCTGACAGAACGCGAACCGGTGAATGCGGTACGCGATCTGATTCGCGGTGTCGATTATGAAAGCTGGTTGTTTGAGACCTCGCCAAGCCCCAAAGCCGCCGAGATGCGCATGAAAAACGTCAACACGCTGTTCCAGTGGATGACGGAGATGCTGGAGGGCGATGAGCTGAATGAGCCGATGACGTTGGCGCAGGTGGTGACGCGCTTCACGCTGCGCGACATGATGGAACGCGGTGAGAGCGATGAGGAGAGCGACCAGGTACAGCTGATGACCTTGCACGCCTCCAAAGGGTTGGAGTTCCCGTATGTTTATCTGGTCGGTATGGAAGAGGGGTTGTTACCGCATCAGAGCAGCATTGATGAGAACAACATCGAAGAGGAACGCCGTCTGGCCTATGTGGGCATTACCCGCGCGCAAAAAGAGCTGACCTTTACCTTGTGTCGTGAACGTCGTCAGTATGGTGAACTGGTCCGCCCGGAACCGAGCCGCTTCCTGATGGAGCTACCTCAGGATGATGTGGTGTGGGAGCGCGAGAAAAAAGTGATCAGCGCCGAGGAGCGGGTGAAAACCGGGCAGACGC
- the ppiC gene encoding peptidylprolyl isomerase PpiC: MAKTAAALHILVKDEAQAKSLLAQLEKGANFQQLAKKHSTCPSGRNGGDLGEFRKGQMVPAFDKAVFSCPLLQPYGPVKTAFGYHIIKVLWRN; this comes from the coding sequence ATGGCGAAAACCGCGGCAGCTTTGCACATCCTCGTCAAGGATGAAGCGCAGGCCAAATCCCTGCTGGCCCAGCTGGAAAAGGGCGCAAACTTCCAGCAGCTGGCAAAAAAACACTCCACCTGCCCATCAGGGCGTAACGGTGGCGATCTGGGCGAATTCCGCAAAGGCCAGATGGTGCCCGCCTTTGATAAGGCGGTGTTCTCCTGCCCGCTGCTGCAGCCTTACGGGCCGGTGAAAACCGCCTTTGGGTATCACATCATCAAAGTGCTGTGGCGTAACTGA
- a CDS encoding AsmA family protein, whose protein sequence is MSRTGKVLSWVFGILLLLVVVVVVIIATFDWNRLKPTINQKVSTELNRPFAIRGDLGVAWVRNREEPGWRSWVPWPQVHADDIMLGNPPNIPDVTMVHLQRVEATLAPLALLHKQVYLPWIKMQLPDARLVQTADKKNNWTFNLASSESSDANAPPSAWSFRLDNILFDKGQIRYRDAINKADVTVTLNPLGKPVPYAQVAGGNDQQKGAGDFVFGWQADGTYNNQKLTGDGKIGGMLSLRSKTTPFPLQVDVRNGTTRVRVDGTLQDPLNLGGLDVRLRFAGDTLANLYGLTGVLLPDTPPYETDGHLIARFNEEKGPLFRYENFNGHIGDSDIHGSLAYHQVKPRPTLTGELTSNQLRMADLGPLIGVNSGKGSEKTQQAKAQRGDASTQPADRVLPHDKFDTKSWDVMDADVKFSGKRIEHSSKLPLSDLYTHLQLKNGDLLLDPLRFGMAGGSINSTIHLEGDKSPMRGRADLHARKLQLRQLFPNVTAMQRSLGQLNGDASLSGTGNSVADILGTSNGELKLLMNDGLISRSLMEIAGLNVGNYVVGKLFGDDEVRINCAATDLTIRQGLATPKVFVLDTENAVINVTGNVNFANEGLDLSINPESKGIRIITLRSPLYVRGTFKNPDAGVKAGPLIARGAAAVALGAVVAPAAALLALISPSDTDANQCSNVLQQMKSKK, encoded by the coding sequence ATGTCACGTACGGGAAAAGTCCTGAGTTGGGTGTTCGGGATTTTATTGTTGTTGGTTGTGGTGGTGGTGGTGATTATCGCCACGTTTGACTGGAACCGCCTGAAGCCAACCATCAACCAAAAAGTCTCCACTGAGTTAAACCGGCCTTTCGCCATTCGTGGCGATCTGGGTGTTGCCTGGGTGCGCAATCGCGAAGAACCCGGTTGGCGCAGTTGGGTGCCCTGGCCGCAGGTGCATGCCGATGACATTATGCTGGGCAATCCGCCGAATATTCCCGATGTCACCATGGTGCATTTGCAGCGCGTTGAAGCCACGCTTGCGCCGCTGGCGCTCCTGCATAAACAGGTTTATCTGCCATGGATTAAAATGCAGCTGCCCGATGCGCGGCTGGTGCAGACGGCGGATAAAAAGAATAACTGGACCTTTAACTTAGCCAGCAGCGAGAGCAGCGATGCCAATGCGCCGCCTTCTGCCTGGTCTTTCCGCCTCGATAATATTCTCTTCGATAAAGGCCAGATTCGTTATCGCGATGCCATCAATAAAGCCGATGTGACCGTCACCCTTAATCCACTGGGTAAACCGGTGCCTTACGCGCAGGTAGCGGGCGGTAACGACCAGCAGAAAGGCGCGGGCGATTTTGTCTTTGGCTGGCAGGCGGATGGAACCTACAACAATCAGAAACTGACTGGCGACGGTAAGATCGGCGGCATGCTCTCGTTGCGCAGCAAAACCACACCGTTCCCACTGCAGGTGGATGTGCGCAACGGCACCACGCGCGTGCGCGTTGACGGGACGTTGCAGGATCCTTTAAATCTCGGCGGGCTGGATGTGCGTCTGCGCTTTGCTGGCGATACGCTGGCGAATCTGTACGGTTTAACTGGCGTGCTGCTGCCTGATACGCCGCCGTACGAAACTGACGGCCATTTGATCGCGCGCTTCAATGAAGAGAAAGGGCCGCTGTTCCGCTACGAAAACTTCAATGGTCATATTGGCGATAGCGATATTCACGGTTCGCTGGCTTATCACCAGGTGAAACCGCGCCCAACGTTGACCGGAGAATTAACCTCGAACCAGTTGCGCATGGCGGATTTAGGCCCGCTGATTGGTGTGAATTCGGGCAAGGGCAGTGAGAAAACCCAGCAGGCCAAAGCCCAGCGCGGTGACGCTTCGACTCAACCGGCCGATCGCGTGCTGCCGCATGACAAGTTTGATACCAAAAGCTGGGACGTGATGGATGCGGATGTGAAATTCAGCGGAAAACGCATCGAACACAGCAGCAAGCTGCCGCTTAGCGACCTTTATACCCATCTGCAGTTGAAAAACGGTGACTTGCTGCTCGATCCGCTGCGCTTCGGCATGGCGGGCGGCAGTATCAACTCCACCATTCATCTGGAAGGGGATAAAAGCCCGATGCGCGGTCGCGCGGATTTGCATGCGCGTAAGCTGCAACTGCGTCAACTGTTCCCGAATGTCACGGCGATGCAGCGCAGCCTGGGTCAGTTAAACGGCGATGCCAGCCTGAGCGGTACCGGCAACTCGGTAGCGGATATTCTGGGGACCAGCAACGGTGAACTGAAACTGCTGATGAATGATGGATTGATCAGCCGTAGTCTGATGGAAATTGCCGGCCTGAATGTCGGTAACTATGTGGTCGGCAAACTGTTTGGCGATGATGAGGTGCGCATCAACTGTGCCGCCACCGACCTCACTATCCGTCAGGGTCTCGCCACGCCGAAAGTGTTTGTGCTGGATACGGAGAATGCGGTGATTAATGTCACCGGCAACGTTAACTTTGCCAATGAAGGGCTGGATTTATCTATTAATCCAGAGAGCAAAGGCATTCGTATCATCACCTTGCGTTCGCCGCTGTATGTGCGTGGCACCTTCAAAAATCCGGATGCCGGCGTGAAAGCCGGGCCGCTGATCGCACGTGGCGCCGCCGCAGTAGCGCTGGGCGCGGTGGTGGCACCGGCCGCAGCCCTGCTGGCACTGATTTCACCCAGTGATACTGATGCCAATCAGTGCAGTAATGTGCTGCAGCAGATGAAAAGTAAAAAGTGA
- the pdeH gene encoding cyclic-guanylate-specific phosphodiesterase, whose protein sequence is MVMNNLSHRLPISIELEQQQETRFFWQQCQRFYTFQPIYQVSGRLLAIELLTAVTHPSAPEKRLSPETYFDALTIAQRLDVVEEQLELLLQWSHFFSQRQLVASVNIDGPTLLAIEQHDDIRQLITQLPWVRFELTEHHALPQEEMVAKMPELGPLWLDDFGSGMANFSALTELRYDYIKLSRELFMLLRSTDEGRSLFSMLLALINRYCNGVIVEGVETEEEWQQVRNSPAMAAQGYFFSRPVPFSTLESLALELP, encoded by the coding sequence ATGGTGATGAACAATTTAAGTCATCGGCTGCCTATTTCAATTGAACTGGAGCAACAACAGGAAACGCGTTTCTTCTGGCAGCAGTGCCAACGATTCTATACTTTCCAGCCGATTTACCAGGTCTCCGGCCGTTTACTGGCTATTGAATTACTGACTGCGGTGACACACCCCTCCGCACCAGAGAAAAGGTTGTCGCCCGAAACCTATTTTGATGCGCTGACTATCGCGCAGCGCCTTGATGTCGTCGAGGAACAGCTTGAGCTGTTATTACAGTGGTCACACTTTTTCAGTCAGCGTCAGCTGGTGGCCTCGGTGAATATTGATGGTCCGACGCTGTTGGCCATTGAGCAGCATGACGATATCCGCCAGTTGATTACGCAGCTCCCCTGGGTGCGTTTTGAACTCACGGAGCACCATGCATTGCCGCAGGAAGAGATGGTGGCGAAGATGCCTGAGCTGGGGCCGCTGTGGCTCGATGACTTTGGATCAGGCATGGCAAACTTCTCTGCGCTGACTGAGCTGCGCTATGACTACATTAAACTGTCGCGCGAACTGTTCATGCTGCTGCGCTCTACCGATGAAGGTCGCTCGCTGTTCTCCATGCTGCTGGCGTTGATCAATCGCTATTGCAACGGCGTTATTGTTGAAGGCGTGGAGACCGAAGAGGAGTGGCAGCAGGTGCGTAATTCGCCTGCGATGGCGGCACAAGGCTATTTCTTCTCGCGACCTGTTCCCTTCAGCACGCTGGAATCCCTGGCGCTCGAGCTTCCCTGA
- a CDS encoding sugar kinase produces MTQKNIAIIGECMIELSEKGENIKRGFGGDTLNTAVYLARQSDSQQLRVDYVTALGTDSFSDQMIAAWQQEQVHTQLIQRLDNKMPGLYFIETDEHGERTFWYWRNDAAARFWLDGPESDAICAQLAHYDYLYLSGISLAILPATSREKLMALLSTCRQNGGKVIFDNNYRPRLWADKSSAQQAYAEMLHHTDIAFLTLDDEHLLWGEQPLDAVIARTREAGVQEIAIKRGADSCLVAIGDEPLREVPAIKLAKEKVIDTTAAGDSFSAGYLAVRLAGGSAEDAAARGHLTASTVIQHRGAIIPLSAMPQ; encoded by the coding sequence ATGACGCAGAAGAACATTGCCATCATTGGCGAATGCATGATTGAGCTATCCGAAAAAGGTGAGAACATCAAACGTGGCTTTGGCGGTGACACGCTAAACACAGCGGTTTATCTGGCACGCCAGTCAGATAGCCAGCAGCTGCGGGTGGACTATGTCACCGCGCTGGGCACAGACAGTTTCAGTGACCAGATGATCGCTGCCTGGCAGCAGGAGCAGGTTCACACCCAGCTCATTCAGCGCCTCGACAATAAAATGCCGGGCCTCTACTTCATTGAAACCGACGAACACGGCGAACGCACCTTCTGGTATTGGCGCAATGATGCCGCTGCACGCTTCTGGCTGGATGGCCCAGAGTCTGACGCAATTTGCGCCCAGCTGGCCCACTACGATTACCTCTATCTCAGCGGTATAAGCCTGGCGATTCTGCCAGCCACCAGCCGGGAGAAACTGATGGCACTGCTCAGCACCTGTCGCCAGAACGGTGGCAAGGTCATTTTCGATAACAATTACCGTCCACGTCTGTGGGCAGACAAATCTAGCGCGCAACAGGCTTATGCCGAGATGCTGCATCATACCGATATCGCCTTCCTGACGCTGGATGATGAGCACCTGCTGTGGGGTGAGCAGCCGCTGGACGCAGTGATTGCACGCACGCGCGAAGCCGGTGTGCAGGAGATTGCCATCAAACGCGGTGCCGATTCCTGTTTAGTGGCGATAGGCGATGAGCCGCTGCGTGAAGTGCCCGCCATCAAGCTGGCTAAAGAGAAGGTGATCGACACCACGGCCGCAGGCGACTCTTTCAGCGCCGGTTATCTGGCCGTGCGTTTAGCCGGAGGAAGTGCAGAAGATGCGGCCGCGCGCGGTCATCTCACCGCCAGCACGGTGATCCAACATCGTGGAGCCATTATCCCTTTAAGCGCTATGCCGCAGTAA
- a CDS encoding alpha/beta hydrolase yields MHTEIINIWPHGDAPGASDSRAQPQIVDLAKEYEPYDRAATGVRCPEMAIWHPETSNGITLLVAPGGGYQRVLIDREGSALATFFTSMGYTLAVMTYRLPYDGHHEGPDAPLADAQRAVRVLRDRAQRGMNGKYIVMMGFSAGGHVAASLGTRFGEKIYPVQDQADSFSPRPDAMVLLYPVISMREGLAHESSRTRLLGAWPDQRLIDAYSMETRVHAQTPPTLLIHATDDEAVSVNNSMVFFSALREHKVPVEIHFYQKGGHGFGIRGVDDLPLASWPMLVTEWLRAKT; encoded by the coding sequence ATGCACACAGAAATCATTAATATCTGGCCACACGGTGATGCGCCAGGCGCGAGTGATTCGCGCGCTCAGCCGCAAATCGTCGATCTCGCCAAAGAGTACGAACCCTATGACCGCGCCGCGACCGGCGTGCGTTGCCCTGAAATGGCGATCTGGCACCCGGAAACCTCCAACGGCATTACGCTGCTGGTCGCGCCCGGCGGCGGCTATCAGCGAGTGCTGATTGACCGTGAAGGCAGTGCCCTCGCCACGTTCTTCACATCGATGGGTTATACGCTGGCAGTGATGACTTATCGCCTGCCCTACGATGGCCACCACGAAGGTCCCGATGCCCCGCTGGCCGATGCACAACGTGCGGTGCGCGTGTTGCGCGATCGTGCGCAGCGCGGCATGAACGGTAAATATATTGTGATGATGGGCTTCTCAGCGGGTGGGCATGTGGCTGCCAGCCTGGGGACGCGCTTTGGTGAGAAAATTTATCCGGTGCAGGATCAGGCCGACAGCTTCTCGCCGCGCCCGGATGCCATGGTGCTACTCTACCCAGTGATCAGCATGCGCGAGGGTTTGGCACACGAAAGTTCGCGCACTCGCCTGCTCGGCGCATGGCCGGATCAGAGGTTGATTGATGCGTATTCAATGGAAACGCGCGTACATGCGCAGACACCGCCAACGCTGCTGATTCACGCTACTGATGATGAAGCGGTTTCGGTGAACAACAGCATGGTGTTTTTCAGCGCCCTGCGTGAACACAAGGTGCCGGTGGAAATTCACTTTTATCAGAAAGGCGGCCATGGATTTGGCATTCGCGGCGTCGACGATCTGCCCCTCGCCAGTTGGCCGATGCTGGTCACCGAATGGCTACGCGCTAAGACCTAA
- a CDS encoding M16 family metallopeptidase translates to MQGTRIRLLVGGLILAASGFGAHAETLQPDPAWQEGKLDNGFSWQLLTTPQRPSDRIELRLIVNTGSLVESAQQTGFSHLIPRLAMVHNTALDTNQQRALWQQAMDPQRPLPPAISSYDYTQYNLSLPNNRPELLKEALNWLAATAGKMTINEQVVSTALTATDPIATWPPNTQDVWWRYRLKGSAMLAHDPGEQPRAPVDIAQLNSFYQQWYTPDGMTLYVVGNVDSRSMAEQINKTFSVLKGKRVAPAALPTLSPLPHQPVNLVNGGMSQDRLSLVWDTPWQPIRDSQNLQHYWQSDLAREALFWHVQRALADSKAQSVQVGFDCRVLYQRAQCSINMDSPNASLAQNMNQVAKELAAVRDKGLPQDEFDALMAQKLLELNKLFATYARTDTDILMGQRLRSQQNAVVDIAPEQYQKLRQAFLSGLTRDQLNQELRQQLTQELTMVLIQPQGEAETNVKMLQDGWDKVMKVPDAPAAPAASDEAKPESNGSASATDPAQPSS, encoded by the coding sequence ATGCAGGGCACCAGAATTCGACTTTTGGTTGGCGGATTAATCCTTGCGGCATCCGGCTTTGGCGCGCACGCCGAGACACTCCAGCCCGATCCCGCGTGGCAGGAAGGCAAACTGGACAATGGTTTTAGCTGGCAGTTACTCACCACGCCACAACGTCCAAGCGATCGTATTGAATTACGTCTGATTGTTAACACCGGTTCACTGGTGGAGAGCGCTCAGCAAACCGGTTTCAGCCATCTGATACCGCGTCTGGCAATGGTGCACAACACCGCGCTGGATACCAATCAGCAGCGTGCACTGTGGCAGCAAGCCATGGATCCGCAACGCCCGTTGCCGCCAGCGATCTCGTCGTACGATTACACCCAATACAACCTGAGCTTGCCTAACAACCGCCCGGAGCTGCTGAAAGAAGCGCTGAACTGGCTGGCGGCAACCGCAGGGAAAATGACCATCAATGAGCAGGTGGTATCAACCGCGCTGACCGCGACCGATCCCATCGCCACCTGGCCGCCAAATACCCAGGATGTCTGGTGGCGTTACCGTCTCAAGGGTTCCGCGATGCTGGCGCACGATCCGGGCGAACAGCCGCGCGCGCCGGTCGATATTGCACAGCTCAACAGCTTCTATCAGCAGTGGTACACGCCGGATGGCATGACCCTGTATGTGGTGGGCAACGTTGACAGCCGCAGCATGGCAGAACAAATCAACAAAACCTTCTCCGTGCTGAAGGGTAAACGGGTGGCGCCCGCAGCGCTGCCTACGCTGTCTCCTTTGCCACATCAGCCCGTCAACCTGGTCAATGGCGGGATGAGTCAGGATCGCCTGTCGCTGGTCTGGGATACGCCGTGGCAACCGATTCGTGACTCGCAAAACTTACAGCACTATTGGCAGAGTGATTTGGCGCGTGAAGCGCTGTTCTGGCATGTGCAACGCGCACTGGCGGACAGCAAAGCACAGAGCGTGCAGGTGGGCTTTGATTGCCGCGTGCTGTACCAGCGTGCGCAGTGTTCCATCAACATGGACAGCCCGAACGCATCGCTGGCGCAGAACATGAACCAGGTGGCGAAAGAACTGGCGGCAGTGCGAGATAAAGGTTTACCGCAGGATGAGTTCGATGCGCTGATGGCGCAGAAGCTGCTGGAACTGAATAAGCTGTTCGCCACCTATGCGCGCACGGATACCGATATCTTGATGGGGCAGCGTCTGCGCTCGCAGCAGAATGCGGTGGTGGATATTGCGCCGGAGCAGTATCAAAAGCTGCGTCAGGCGTTTCTCAGTGGGTTGACGCGTGATCAGCTGAATCAGGAATTGCGCCAGCAGCTGACGCAGGAACTGACGATGGTGCTGATTCAACCACAAGGTGAAGCTGAGACCAACGTGAAGATGCTGCAGGACGGCTGGGATAAAGTGATGAAGGTACCGGATGCTCCTGCAGCACCGGCGGCTTCTGATGAAGCTAAACCGGAAAGTAACGGCAGCGCGAGCGCGACCGACCCGGCTCAACCATCGTCATGA